In Euphorbia lathyris chromosome 9, ddEupLath1.1, whole genome shotgun sequence, the following are encoded in one genomic region:
- the LOC136205701 gene encoding uncharacterized protein, translating into MKYVLVTGGVVSGLGKGVTASSIGVLLKACGLRVTSIKIDPYLNTDAGTMSPFEHGEVFVLDDGGEVDLDLGNYERFLDLKLTRDNNITTGKIYQFVLDKERRGDYLGKTVQVVPHITDAIQEWIERVAIIPVDGKEGPADVCVIELGGTIGDIESMPFIEALGQFSYRVGTGNFCLIHVSLVPVINVVGEQKTKPTQHSVRGLRGLGLTPDILACRSSKELEENVKLKLAQFCHVPAENIVTLYDVSNIWHIPLLLRNQKAHESILKALHLQGIAGDPELHEWTARAKICDMLHDPVRIAMVGKYTGLSDSYLSVLKALLHASVACRRKLVVEWVAAGDLEDAIAAEAPDVYKAAWDVLKGADGVLVPGGFGDRGVQGKILAAKYARENKVPYFGICLGMQIAVVEFARSVLGLHDASSTEFDPETSSPCVIFMPEGSKTHMGGTMRLGSRRTYFKVPDCKSAKLYGNVSFVDERHRHRYEVNPEMISQFERKGLLFVGRDETGQRMEIIELNDHPFFVGVQFHPEFKSRPGKPSALFLGLIAAACGQLEGFLQNNCHANKPLSNGMSNGKSTVKSHQNGNGVKFSNGSVNGGVYSNGNSNGMHH; encoded by the exons ATGAAGTATGTTTTGGTCACTGGTGGTGTTGTTAGTGGACTTGGCAAAGGTGTAACTGCAAGTAGTATTGGTGTTCTTCTTAAAGCTTGTGGTCTCCGTGTTACTTCTATTAAGATTG ACCCTTATTTAAACACTGATGCCGGGACCATGTCTCCTTTCGAGCATGGGGAGGTGTTTGTTTTAGATGATGGTGGAGAG GTGGATTTGGATCTTGGCAACTATGAGCGGTTTCTAGACTTAAAGCTAACCCGTGACAACAATATTACAACTGGAAAAATATATCAG TTTGTGCTTGACAAGGAGAGAAGAGGAGATTATCTTGGAAAGACCGTGCAG GTAGTTCCACACATTACTGATGCCATCCAAGAATGGATAGAGCGTGTAGCAATTATACCAGTGGACGGAAAAGAAGGTCCAGCTGATGTTTGTGTAATTGAATTAGGAGGAACTATAG GGGATATTGAATCAATGCCTTTTATTGAAGCACTTGGACAGTTTTCGTACCGTGTAG GAACTGGCAATTTCTGCTTGATCCATGTCAGCCTTGTGCCTGTTATCAATGTGGTTGGTGAGCAG AAAACAAAGCCAACCCAGCATAGTGTTCGAGGGTTAAGAGGACTTGGTTTGACACCGGATATCTTAGCTTGTCGTAGTTCAAAG GAACTTGAGGAGAATGTCAAGTTGAAACTTGCCCAGTTTTGCCATGTGCCG GCTGAGAACATTGTCACTCTATATGATGTTTCAAACATTTGGCATATTCCTTTGCTACTAAGA AATCAGAAAGCACATGAATCAATCTTGAAGGCACTGCATCTCCAAGG CATAGCTGGGGACCCAGAGCTGCATGAGTGGACTGCTAGAGCCAAAATCTGTGACATGCTTCATGATCCT GTAAGAATTGCCATGGTTGGAAAGTACACAGGACTTTCAGATTCCTACCTCTCTGTTTTGAAG GCTCTTTTGCACGCTTCAGTTGCTTGCCGCCGGAAGCTTGTTGTAGAATGGGTTGCTGCAGGTGATCTAGAAGATGCTATTGCAGCAGAA GCTCCTGATGTTTATAAAGCTGCATGGGATGTTTTGAAG GGAGCTGATGGTGTTTTAGTTCCAGGAGGGTTTGGTGATAGAGGGGTGCAAGGGAAGATTCTTGCCGCAAAATATGCTCGGGAGAACAAAGTTCCATACTTCGGCATTTGTTTGGGGATGCAAATTGCTGTCGTAGAATTTGCCCGATCTGTCCTCGGTTTGCATGATGCAAGCAGTACAGAATTTGATCCGGAAACCTCGAGTCCTTGTGTCATATTTATGCCCGAG GGGTCAAAAACTCACATGGGAGGGACGATGCGCCTGGGATCAAGGCGGACTTATTTCAAGGTTCCTGATTGTAAATCAGCAAAATT gtATGGCAATGTCAGCTTTGTTGATGAGAGACATCGGCATAGATATGAG GTCAATCCGGAAATGATATCGCAATTCGAAAGGAAGGGTCTATTGTTTGTTGGCAGAGATGAAACTGGTCAGCGCATGGAG ATTATTGAATTGAATGATCATCCATTCTTTGTTGGTGTTCAGTTCCATCCTGAATTTAAATCTAGGCCAGGGAAACCTTCTGCTCTGTTCTTAG GACTTATAGCAGCAGCATGTGGACAATTGGAAGGTTTCTTGCAAAACAATTGCCATGCAAACAAGCCTTTATCAAATGGAATGAGCAATGGAAAATCAACCGTTAAAAGCCACCAAAACGGAAACGGTGTCAAGTTTTCCAATGGTTCAGTAAACGGAGGAGTATATAGCAACGGGAACAGCAACGGCATGCATCATTGA
- the LOC136206813 gene encoding NAC domain-containing protein 76 produces the protein MMAGNGQLSVPPGFRFHPTDEELLYYYLKKKVSYEAIDLDVIREVDLNKLEPWDLKDKCRIGSGPQNEWYFFSHKDKKYPTGTRTNRATTAGFWKATGRDKGIQMSNNSKRIGMRKTLVFYTGRAPHGQKTDWIMHEYRLDDDNSDVQEDGWVVCRVFKKKTQTRGFLPENLQEEAQQKHYFSQTTTTSSSLSLMEPLPVPVPLPLPLPLHLPNKHTHIQSQYDYNSFETSMHLPQLFSPESSTFLPPNFSLNNMDVECSQNLLRLTSDALLQQQQQPQTTTDHRFHGGDWSFLDKLLASHHHHSLDQNKGNHHNHQVVDHLVHPTPHKLFPFPYLGCENDHTVRFSK, from the exons ATGATGGCTGGAAATGGGCAATTATCAGTTCCTCCAGGTTTCAGATTCCATCCAACAGATGAAGAACTTCTGTACTACTATCTGAAAAAGAAAGTATCTTATGAAGCCATTGATCTTGATGTTATAAGAGAAGTGGATCTCAACAAACTTGAGCCTTGGGATCTTAAAG ATAAATGTAGAATAGGGTCGGGGCCTCAAAATGAGTGGTATTTTTTTAGccacaaagataagaaataCCCAACAGGGACAAGAACAAATAGAGCAACGACAGCAGGGTTTTGGAAAGCAACAGGAAGAGATAAGGGAATTCAAATGAGCAACAATAGTAAGAGGATTGGGATGAGAAAAACACTAGTTTTCTACACTGGACGTGCTCCTCATGGCCAGAAAACTGATTGGATCATGCATGAATATCGCCTTGACGATGACAACTCCGACGTCCAG gaagaTGGATGGGTGGTATGTAGGGTTTTCAAGAAGAAAACACAAACAAGAGGTTTCTTACCAGAAAACCTCCAAGAAGAAGCACAACAAAAACACTACTTTTCTCAAACTACTACTACTTCTTCTTCATTATCATTAATGGAACCtttacccgtacccgtccccTTACCCTTACCCTTACCTTTACACTTACCCAATAAACACACCCATATCCAATCTCAATACGACTATAATTCCTTCGAAACTTCAATGCATCTTCCCCAGCTATTCAGTCCAGAATCTTCCACATTTCTTCCTCCTAATTTCTCACTCAACAACATGGACGTTGAATGCTCTCAGAATCTTCTCAGATTAACTTCCGACGcgctcctacaacaacaacaacaacctcAGACGACGACTGATCATAGGTTTCACGGAGGCGACTGGTCGTTTCTTGATAAGCTTCTTGcatctcatcatcatcatagcTTGGATCAGAATAAAGggaatcatcataatcatcAAGTTGTTGATCATTTGGTTCATCCAACGCCTCATAAATTATTTCCATTCCCGTACCTTGGCTGCGAAAATGATCATACTGTGAGATTTTCTAAGTAG